From the Ensifer adhaerens genome, the window ACAGGTCTTCGGAGTGCCCGACAAGGCGCTGCCGGACGATGAATCGCGCGAGATTCACAGAAAGCACATGAAACACGAGCAATAGGCTGTCGATCGCCCGCCAACGACATTGCGGCGGCGGCGATGGATGCTTATCTCTCGATCAAGGGCGGCGCCTTCAATGAGGCGCCGCTTTTCATTGAACGGTGATGACGGCGTTGCTTGTCTTCGGATAGAGGGAAAACGCGGTGTGGCAATGCTCGCGGGGCTGCCGCGGCCGCCGGCAGCGCGAAACGTAAGAGCGGATCAGAACGTGGCACCCCAGAAGAAAACCGTTTCGGCCGATACGAGCAATCCGTTGCAGACGATTGCCAATCTCTGGCCTTACATGTGGCCGACGGACAGGGCTGATCTCAAGCTCCGGGTCATCTGGGCGACCGTCATCCTGATCATCGCCAAGGTCGTCCTGATCCTCGTTCCCTATTCCTTCAAATGGGCGACGGACGCGCTGAACGGCAAGCCCGACGTCCTGGGATTCTTGCCCACGTTCATGACCGGTGCGGTCATGCTGGTGCTGGCCTACAACCTCGCGCGTCTGCTTCAGGCCGGCCTGAACCAGCTTCGCGATGCGCTGTTTGCAAGCGTCGGCCAGCACGCGGTCAGGCAGCTCGCCTACAAGACCTTCGTTCACATGCACCAGCTTTCGCTGCGCTTCCATCTGGAACGGCGTACCGGCGGGCTTTCGCGCGTCATCGAGCGCGGCACCAAGGGCATCGAGACGATCGTCCGCTTCACCATCCTGAACAGCGTGCCGACCCTGATCGAATTCCTGCTGACGGCTGTGATCTTCTGGTGGGGCTACGGCTTCAGCTATCTGCTGGTGACGGCCGTCACCGTCTGGCTGTACATCTGGTTCACGGTCAAGGCGAGCGACTGGCGCATCGCCATCCGCCGCTCGATGAACGACAGTGACACCGACGCCAACACAAAGGCGATCGACTCGCTCCTGAACTTCGAAACGGTCAAGTATTTCGGCAACGAAGAGATGGAAGCCCGTCGCTTCGACAAGTCGATGGAGCGCTATGAGGCGGCGGCCACCCAGGTCTGGACCTCGCTTGGGTGGCTCAATTTCGGCCAGGCACTGATCTTCGGCGCCGGTACGGCGGTGATGATGGTCATGTCGGCACTCGCCGTTCAGCGCGGCGAACAGACGCTCGGCGATTTCGTCTTCATCAATGCGATGCTGATCCAGCTGGCGATTCCGCTCAATTTCATCGGCTTCGTCTACCGCGAAATCCGCCAGGGCCTGACCGATATCGAGCATATGTTCGATCTTCTCGACGTTCGCGCCGAAGTGGTGGACCGCCCGGGCGCGACCGAACTTGCCATTGGCAAGGGCGCCATCGCCTTCAAGGACGTGCATTTCGCCTATGATCCGGCACGACCGATCCTCAAGGGCATCACCTTCGAAGTGCCCGCCGGCAAGACGGTCGCAGTCGTCGGCCCGTCGGGCGCTGGCAAGTCGACACTCTCCCGGCTGCTCTATCGCTTCTACGATGTGCAGGCGGGAGCGATCACCGTCGATGGCCAGGATGTGCGCACGGTCACGCAGAAGAGCCTGCGCTCGGTCATCGGCATGGTGCCGCAGGATACGGTGCTCTTCAACGACACGATTGCCTACAACATCCGCTACGGCCGGGTCTCGGCCAGCGAGGCCGAGGTCGAGGCAGCGGCCGAGGCCGCACAGATCGCCGGCTTCATCCGCACCCTGCCGGAAGGCTTCCAGGCCATGGTCGGCGAGCGCGGCCTGAAACTCTCCGGCGGCGAGAAGCAGCGCGTTGCAATCGCCCGCACGATTCTGAAAGCCCCACCGATCCTGATCCTCGACGAGGCGACTTCGGCGCTGGACACGCGCACCGAGCAGGAAATCCAGTCGGCGCTTGACGTGGTATCGCGCAATCGCACGACGCTCGTCATTGCGCACCGGCTCTCGACCGTCATCAACG encodes:
- a CDS encoding ABCB family ABC transporter ATP-binding protein/permease, coding for MLAGLPRPPAARNVRADQNVAPQKKTVSADTSNPLQTIANLWPYMWPTDRADLKLRVIWATVILIIAKVVLILVPYSFKWATDALNGKPDVLGFLPTFMTGAVMLVLAYNLARLLQAGLNQLRDALFASVGQHAVRQLAYKTFVHMHQLSLRFHLERRTGGLSRVIERGTKGIETIVRFTILNSVPTLIEFLLTAVIFWWGYGFSYLLVTAVTVWLYIWFTVKASDWRIAIRRSMNDSDTDANTKAIDSLLNFETVKYFGNEEMEARRFDKSMERYEAAATQVWTSLGWLNFGQALIFGAGTAVMMVMSALAVQRGEQTLGDFVFINAMLIQLAIPLNFIGFVYREIRQGLTDIEHMFDLLDVRAEVVDRPGATELAIGKGAIAFKDVHFAYDPARPILKGITFEVPAGKTVAVVGPSGAGKSTLSRLLYRFYDVQAGAITVDGQDVRTVTQKSLRSVIGMVPQDTVLFNDTIAYNIRYGRVSASEAEVEAAAEAAQIAGFIRTLPEGFQAMVGERGLKLSGGEKQRVAIARTILKAPPILILDEATSALDTRTEQEIQSALDVVSRNRTTLVIAHRLSTVINADEIIVLKDGVIAERGTHGELIDRDGLYASMWSRQREATQAEEQLKRVRESDDLGIVTRGEPAV